One window of Pseudomonas sp. ML2-2023-3 genomic DNA carries:
- a CDS encoding SulP family inorganic anion transporter, translating to MRAAQLKAVLPRELLASVVVFLVALPLCMGIAIASGMPPAKGLITGIIGGLVVGWLAGSPLQVSGPAAGLAVLVFEVVRQHGMAMLGPILLLAGFLQLVAGRLRLGCWFRVTAPAVVYGMLAGIGVLIVLSQIHVMLDGAPKPSGLDNLAGFPQAVAQAIPTLGWQAGLLGLATIVVMWSWDKLRPQKLRFVPGALLGVGLTTAVSLVMALQVKRVEVPENLADAIDWLRPADLLSFADPNLLIAAFAVAFIASAETLLSAAAVDRMHNGQRSDFDKELTAQGVGNMLCGVVGALPMTGVIVRSSANVQAGATTRLSAMFHGLWLLAFVLLLSSVLQSIPVASLAGVLVYTGIKLVDIKAFRGLARYGRIPMLTYAATALSIIFTDLLTGVLLGFGLTLANLAWKAARLKISLIDLPQNGEMELRLNGSATFLKVPALTQVLARVPAGSIVHVPLNNLSYIDHSCLELFEEWGRANAAKGSKLIIEPQGLKRRLEGRLRTTRGLGSATA from the coding sequence ATGCGTGCTGCGCAATTAAAAGCAGTCCTGCCACGGGAGCTTTTGGCCTCTGTGGTTGTGTTTCTGGTCGCCCTGCCTTTGTGCATGGGCATCGCGATCGCCTCCGGGATGCCACCGGCCAAAGGCTTGATCACCGGCATTATCGGTGGCCTGGTCGTAGGCTGGCTGGCGGGATCGCCGCTACAAGTCAGTGGCCCGGCAGCCGGTCTGGCCGTGCTGGTCTTTGAAGTGGTGCGCCAGCATGGTATGGCCATGCTGGGGCCGATCCTGCTCCTGGCAGGATTTTTACAACTGGTGGCCGGACGTTTGCGCTTGGGCTGCTGGTTCCGTGTTACCGCCCCGGCAGTGGTCTACGGCATGCTTGCCGGGATCGGGGTGCTGATTGTGCTGTCGCAAATACATGTGATGCTCGACGGCGCGCCAAAGCCCTCAGGCCTCGATAACCTTGCAGGTTTCCCGCAGGCGGTGGCGCAAGCCATTCCAACCCTTGGCTGGCAGGCTGGCCTGCTGGGCCTGGCAACCATTGTGGTGATGTGGTCGTGGGATAAGCTGCGCCCGCAAAAATTGCGTTTCGTCCCCGGCGCCCTGCTCGGTGTGGGCCTGACCACGGCGGTCAGCCTGGTCATGGCCTTGCAGGTCAAGCGCGTCGAAGTCCCGGAAAACCTGGCGGATGCCATCGACTGGTTGCGCCCGGCCGATTTGCTGAGCTTTGCCGATCCCAATCTGTTGATCGCGGCGTTTGCGGTAGCCTTTATTGCCAGCGCAGAAACCTTGCTGTCCGCAGCGGCCGTTGACCGCATGCACAACGGCCAACGTTCCGACTTTGACAAGGAGCTGACGGCCCAAGGGGTCGGCAACATGCTCTGTGGTGTGGTGGGTGCGCTGCCAATGACCGGCGTGATCGTGCGCAGTTCGGCCAACGTTCAGGCAGGTGCCACCACGCGGCTTTCGGCAATGTTCCATGGCCTTTGGCTGCTGGCTTTTGTGCTATTGCTGTCCAGCGTGCTGCAAAGCATTCCGGTGGCGAGCCTGGCGGGCGTACTGGTGTATACCGGCATCAAGCTGGTAGACATCAAGGCTTTTCGCGGCCTGGCGCGCTATGGCCGCATCCCGATGCTGACCTATGCGGCGACCGCCCTCTCAATCATCTTCACGGACTTACTGACCGGTGTACTGCTGGGTTTCGGCCTGACCCTGGCCAATCTGGCCTGGAAGGCCGCACGCCTGAAAATCAGCCTGATTGATCTGCCCCAAAACGGCGAAATGGAGTTGCGGCTCAATGGCTCGGCGACCTTTCTCAAAGTACCGGCATTGACTCAAGTGCTGGCTCGCGTACCGGCAGGTAGCATCGTGCATGTGCCCCTCAATAACCTGAGCTATATCGATCACTCCTGCCTGGAGTTGTTTGAAGAATGGGGGCGGGCCAATGCCGCCAAGGGTTCGAAGCTGATCATTGAACCTCAGGGGTTGAAGCGACGCCTGGAAGGCCGACTGCGCACCACCCGTGGCCTGGGTTCAGCCACCGCCTAA
- a CDS encoding carbonic anhydrase, translating into MDIKVTQRSAAATAPPETEQAGAALQLIVEGFLHFHREVFPQQKDLFKKLATAQRPRAMFIACADSRIVPELITQSAPGDLFVTRNVGNVVPPYGEMNGGVSTAIEYANLALGVQHIIVCGHSDCGAMRAVLNPQSLEKMPTVKAWLRHAEVAKSMVQENCSCANEAESMHVLTEENVIAQLQHLRTHPSVASRMASGQLFIHGWVYNIETSQIKAYDAESGSFLPLDNLQTIPCATPKARF; encoded by the coding sequence ATGGATATCAAGGTCACACAGCGCTCGGCTGCAGCTACTGCCCCTCCTGAAACGGAACAGGCTGGTGCAGCACTGCAGCTCATTGTTGAAGGTTTTCTGCACTTCCATCGTGAGGTCTTTCCACAACAGAAAGACCTGTTCAAAAAACTGGCCACCGCTCAACGCCCAAGGGCAATGTTTATCGCTTGCGCCGATTCTCGAATCGTCCCCGAATTGATTACCCAAAGCGCTCCTGGCGATTTGTTCGTCACCCGTAACGTCGGCAACGTCGTACCGCCTTATGGCGAGATGAATGGCGGGGTCAGCACGGCGATCGAATACGCCAACCTGGCACTGGGCGTACAGCACATCATCGTCTGTGGGCACTCAGACTGTGGTGCCATGCGCGCAGTACTTAACCCGCAAAGCCTGGAGAAAATGCCCACGGTCAAAGCCTGGCTGCGCCATGCCGAAGTGGCCAAAAGCATGGTTCAGGAAAACTGTTCCTGCGCCAATGAAGCTGAAAGCATGCACGTGCTCACCGAAGAAAACGTGATTGCTCAGTTGCAGCACTTGCGTACCCATCCCTCAGTCGCTTCGCGCATGGCCAGCGGCCAGTTGTTTATCCATGGTTGGGTCTACAACATCGAAACCAGCCAAATCAAAGCCTACGACGCAGAATCTGGCAGTTTCCTGCCATTGGACAATCTCCAGACAATCCCTTGCGCGACACCTAAAGCGCGCTTCTAA
- the ltrA gene encoding group II intron reverse transcriptase/maturase — translation MAIQQALHQMPGKPGRDGAATGETRREASSDEAGGPRHDPNHMGSGLLQEALTRENLQLALKRVRSNKGAAGVDGLGIDETVEHLLTAWPVIRAQLLAGTYRPSPVRRVLIPKPDGGERKLGIPTVTDRLIQQALLQVLQPLLDPVFSDHSYGFRPGRSAHQAVLAAQQYIDSGRDTVVDVDLEQFFDRVDHDLLIARLSRRVTDRGVLRLVRAYLNSGTLIDGIVVASKRGTPQGGPLSPLLANVLLDEVDKELERRGHCFVRYADDANVYVRSLKAGQRVMAVLRRLYDRLRLQVNESKSAIASAFGRKFLGYGFWLSAQGEVKRWVASKALQAFKSRIRQLTSRNGGRSMSQVVEGLRLYLLGWKAYFGLSQTPRLWHRFDEWIRRRLRAIQLKQWRTGRRTYRELRKLGAGPDLAAAIASNSHRFWHNSVGLIHGVLTVAWSDRLGLPRLC, via the coding sequence ATGGCGATACAGCAGGCCTTGCATCAGATGCCCGGGAAACCGGGGCGGGACGGAGCTGCGACGGGTGAAACCCGACGCGAAGCGTCCAGCGATGAAGCCGGCGGTCCGCGTCATGACCCGAACCACATGGGGTCAGGACTTCTGCAAGAAGCCCTGACCAGAGAAAACCTGCAATTAGCGCTCAAGCGAGTCCGGTCAAATAAAGGTGCTGCGGGCGTCGACGGTCTTGGGATCGATGAGACGGTCGAGCATCTGTTAACGGCCTGGCCCGTGATACGGGCGCAGTTGCTGGCGGGAACGTACCGGCCAAGTCCGGTGCGTAGAGTTCTGATTCCCAAACCCGACGGAGGCGAGCGCAAGCTGGGCATCCCAACGGTGACGGACAGATTGATTCAACAGGCGCTATTACAAGTTTTGCAGCCTCTGTTGGACCCGGTATTCAGTGATCATAGCTATGGTTTTCGTCCCGGTCGCAGCGCTCATCAAGCGGTATTGGCAGCGCAGCAATATATTGATTCGGGGCGGGACACTGTGGTGGACGTTGATCTGGAGCAGTTCTTTGATCGCGTTGATCATGACCTGTTGATCGCTCGACTGAGCAGAAGGGTAACCGACCGAGGCGTTCTGCGTCTGGTCCGGGCCTACCTGAACAGCGGGACGTTGATCGACGGCATAGTGGTAGCCAGTAAACGAGGGACGCCGCAAGGCGGCCCACTCTCACCATTACTGGCCAATGTATTGCTGGACGAGGTGGACAAGGAGCTGGAGCGACGAGGCCATTGCTTCGTCAGGTACGCGGACGATGCGAACGTTTACGTACGCAGCCTGAAGGCCGGTCAACGGGTAATGGCAGTGCTCCGTCGCCTTTATGATCGACTTAGACTGCAAGTGAACGAGAGCAAGAGTGCGATTGCCAGTGCGTTTGGCCGCAAGTTTCTGGGCTACGGCTTTTGGCTGTCTGCTCAAGGCGAGGTCAAACGCTGGGTGGCAAGCAAAGCGCTACAGGCGTTCAAAAGCCGCATCCGTCAGCTGACTTCTCGTAATGGAGGACGAAGCATGTCGCAGGTGGTGGAAGGTCTGAGACTGTACCTGCTGGGTTGGAAAGCGTACTTCGGTTTATCGCAAACGCCTCGCCTCTGGCACCGGTTCGATGAATGGATCCGCCGACGACTCAGGGCTATCCAGCTCAAACAATGGAGAACCGGAAGGAGGACGTACCGTGAGCTACGCAAACTTGGAGCAGGACCTGACTTGGCAGCGGCGATAGCCAGCAACAGCCACAGGTTCTGGCACAACAGTGTCGGTCTGATCCATGGAGTGCTTACGGTGGCGTGGTCCGACCGGTTGGGTCTACCTCGACTCTGCTGA
- a CDS encoding AraC family transcriptional regulator: MLNKDTISIHLVREALLQSCAPGSATDEVLHKVGIAPQLLNEPDARVPAMVYARMWRLLARRLDDEFFAMDPRKLRSGSLEFMCRTAMAQPTLAQGLEVVLGFLSLMLERLPAQLVRQQSLAEIVLQEPDQPANRGFTYFTYWMIVHGIACWLAGRRIPILAIELRCAAPDYCEDYEVMFSENLRFERPRTRMIFAADCLDAPIKRNAQELKRFLAEAPANILVKYRDPESLASQIKQDLRQLPAVQWPETPGMAQSLCMSASTLRRRLAEEGQTFQGIKDGVRKELAIGWLAEPDHSYADIALRLGFADTSSFYKAFRKWSGTNPGHYRGLILGGG; this comes from the coding sequence ATGTTGAACAAGGACACCATCTCCATTCATCTGGTGCGAGAGGCGCTGCTGCAGAGCTGTGCGCCAGGTAGTGCCACGGATGAAGTGCTGCACAAGGTCGGCATTGCCCCCCAGTTGCTCAACGAGCCGGATGCCCGTGTACCTGCGATGGTTTATGCGCGGATGTGGCGTCTGTTGGCGCGACGCCTGGATGACGAGTTTTTTGCCATGGATCCGCGCAAGCTGCGGTCTGGCAGCCTGGAGTTCATGTGCCGCACGGCCATGGCTCAGCCTACCCTGGCGCAGGGGCTGGAGGTGGTGCTGGGTTTCCTGTCCTTGATGCTTGAGCGTTTGCCGGCGCAATTAGTGCGCCAGCAAAGCCTGGCGGAAATCGTCTTGCAGGAGCCTGATCAACCAGCGAACCGTGGTTTTACCTACTTCACCTACTGGATGATCGTGCACGGTATTGCCTGCTGGCTGGCCGGGCGGCGAATACCGATTCTGGCCATTGAGTTGCGCTGTGCAGCGCCCGACTATTGCGAAGACTACGAGGTGATGTTCTCCGAGAATCTGCGCTTTGAGCGGCCACGCACGCGGATGATTTTTGCCGCCGACTGCCTGGATGCACCGATCAAGCGCAACGCTCAGGAGCTGAAGCGTTTTCTGGCCGAAGCGCCTGCCAATATTCTGGTCAAATACCGGGATCCTGAGAGCCTGGCCAGCCAGATCAAACAGGACTTGCGCCAACTGCCTGCCGTGCAGTGGCCTGAAACCCCGGGGATGGCGCAAAGCCTGTGCATGTCGGCATCGACCCTGCGCCGTCGGTTGGCGGAAGAAGGGCAAACCTTCCAGGGGATAAAGGACGGCGTGCGCAAGGAACTGGCAATTGGCTGGCTGGCCGAACCCGACCATAGCTATGCCGACATCGCCCTGCGCTTGGGCTTTGCCGACACCAGCTCGTTTTACAAAGCCTTTCGCAAATGGTCGGGAACCAATCCCGGGCATTACCGGGGTTTGATTTTAGGCGGTGGCTGA
- a CDS encoding amino acid ABC transporter permease: MFLQDALDFLPILLKGAVVTVQVTAGSFLLSSVIGLMFALMMVSKIRAIALFAIGVVNVIRGLPIIVQLFYIYFVLPDFGIQLSAMQAGVIGLGIAYSAYQAENFRAGIQAIDIGQIEAAESFGMRGLMIMRRIVLPQAFRIALPPYGNTLVMMLKDSSLVSTITVAEMTRQGQLIASSTFENMTVYTLVALLYLSMSLPLSYGLRRLEGRFALRRRT, from the coding sequence ATGTTTCTCCAGGACGCGTTGGACTTTCTTCCGATTCTGCTCAAAGGGGCAGTGGTCACTGTGCAGGTCACGGCGGGTTCGTTCCTGCTCAGTTCAGTGATTGGCCTGATGTTCGCGCTGATGATGGTTTCAAAAATCCGCGCCATCGCATTGTTCGCCATTGGCGTGGTCAATGTGATTCGCGGGTTGCCGATCATCGTGCAACTGTTCTACATCTATTTTGTCTTGCCCGACTTCGGCATCCAGCTCAGCGCCATGCAGGCCGGTGTGATTGGTCTGGGGATTGCCTATTCGGCCTATCAGGCCGAGAACTTCCGGGCCGGGATTCAGGCCATCGACATTGGCCAGATCGAGGCCGCCGAATCCTTTGGCATGCGTGGCCTGATGATCATGCGCCGCATTGTGCTGCCCCAGGCGTTTCGCATTGCCTTGCCGCCCTATGGCAACACGCTGGTAATGATGCTCAAGGACTCCTCGCTGGTGTCGACCATCACCGTGGCCGAGATGACGCGCCAAGGGCAACTGATCGCTTCCTCGACCTTTGAAAACATGACGGTCTACACCCTGGTTGCCTTGCTCTATCTGTCGATGAGTTTGCCGCTGTCTTATGGCTTGCGTCGTCTGGAAGGCCGTTTTGCGCTGCGGAGGCGTACATGA
- a CDS encoding FAD-binding oxidoreductase, protein MKATSKLTLPPSLWSATARTAAMTQPLAQNKRVDVAIVGAGYTGLVTALRLAESGVSVCVLDAGEPGWGASGRNGGQVIPGLKYDPDQLIERFGAARGEKIIEACGGAADEVFSLVREYGIACDATRKGWIQPAYSSATMKTLEHRARQWQQRGVAAELLDGNAVCQRIGTQNYVGGWVDPRAGSLHPLNYARGLARSALGRGAMIHSDSRVTDLRRIGTQWQLSTAQGHTVTAERVVLATNGYTDGLWPGLRQTVLAANSFMIATRPLSPELRKTILPGGEVCSDARRLLLYFKQDAQGRVLLGGRGPFSEPGRNEDWAHLERSLINVFPQLAGVAIEYRWSGRVALNHSVLPQLHEPQPGLSILMGYNGRGIAMSTTLGKHLAARILGTSDDFPFPVTPIRRIPFHSLQRLYVAAGISYYRLLDALHG, encoded by the coding sequence ATGAAAGCAACGTCGAAACTCACCTTGCCGCCTTCGCTCTGGTCCGCCACGGCTCGCACCGCTGCGATGACCCAGCCACTCGCGCAAAACAAGCGGGTGGACGTGGCAATTGTCGGCGCCGGGTACACGGGGCTTGTGACTGCACTGCGCCTGGCCGAGTCGGGTGTCAGCGTGTGCGTGCTGGATGCAGGAGAGCCTGGCTGGGGTGCTTCGGGGCGCAACGGCGGGCAGGTGATTCCCGGGCTCAAATACGATCCTGACCAGTTGATCGAACGTTTTGGCGCGGCGCGCGGTGAAAAGATTATCGAGGCGTGCGGCGGGGCGGCTGACGAAGTGTTTTCGCTGGTTCGTGAGTACGGCATCGCCTGCGATGCAACACGCAAGGGCTGGATTCAACCCGCGTACTCCAGTGCCACGATGAAAACCCTGGAGCACCGCGCCCGGCAATGGCAGCAGCGTGGTGTGGCTGCTGAGTTGCTGGACGGCAATGCCGTTTGCCAGCGCATCGGCACGCAAAACTATGTGGGCGGCTGGGTTGACCCTCGTGCCGGGAGCCTGCACCCGCTCAATTATGCCCGTGGACTGGCCCGGTCGGCGTTGGGCCGTGGGGCGATGATTCACAGCGATAGCCGGGTGACCGATTTGCGGCGCATCGGTACGCAGTGGCAACTGAGCACTGCACAAGGTCACACCGTGACGGCCGAGCGGGTGGTGTTGGCCACCAATGGCTATACCGATGGTTTATGGCCCGGTTTGCGGCAAACCGTGCTGGCGGCCAACAGCTTTATGATCGCGACTCGACCGCTCTCGCCGGAACTGCGCAAAACGATTTTGCCGGGTGGAGAAGTGTGTTCGGATGCACGGCGCCTGTTGCTGTACTTCAAGCAGGATGCTCAAGGGCGAGTGCTGTTGGGTGGCCGTGGGCCGTTTTCCGAGCCGGGCCGCAACGAAGACTGGGCGCATCTGGAGCGCTCGCTGATCAACGTGTTCCCGCAGTTGGCAGGCGTTGCGATTGAGTACCGCTGGAGCGGTCGCGTGGCACTCAACCACAGCGTGCTGCCGCAACTGCACGAACCGCAACCGGGCCTGTCAATCCTGATGGGCTACAACGGGCGCGGCATTGCGATGTCTACCACCCTGGGCAAACACCTCGCGGCCCGCATCTTGGGAACCAGCGATGACTTCCCGTTCCCGGTGACGCCGATTCGCAGAATTCCCTTTCATAGCTTGCAGCGTTTGTACGTGGCAGCGGGCATCAGCTACTACCGGTTGCTGGATGCCTTGCATGGGTGA
- a CDS encoding IclR family transcriptional regulator — MSDSNNPLFNQSLEKGLAVLRGFGAARRTMTLADIAQVAGISKSSAQRMVHTLEELGYVRKHPQSRRFQLTPKVMEIGYNYLAADILVDVANPYLAELNQLTGETVNLTEPDGLDMVYVSRFVAPKFIPIHMPIGSRIPMYCTGGGRAYLSGLGDDEIRRVLQDSTLAELTRYTLTDATAIFERVITSRNQGYATNKEEMFLGDMTIAAPIFNSNGLPVAAVHVVVPSSRWSMEEAEDKLASTVIQCARGISNSIRTL, encoded by the coding sequence ATGAGCGATAGCAACAACCCTCTTTTCAACCAGTCACTGGAAAAGGGCCTGGCCGTACTACGCGGCTTCGGGGCAGCGCGGCGCACCATGACTCTGGCGGATATCGCGCAGGTTGCGGGCATCAGCAAAAGCTCGGCCCAGCGCATGGTGCATACCCTTGAAGAACTCGGCTATGTGCGTAAGCACCCGCAAAGCCGACGTTTCCAGTTAACGCCCAAGGTTATGGAAATCGGCTACAACTATTTAGCAGCCGACATACTGGTCGATGTCGCAAACCCCTACCTGGCCGAGCTCAACCAGCTCACGGGCGAGACGGTCAACCTGACGGAGCCGGACGGCCTGGACATGGTCTATGTCTCGCGTTTTGTGGCACCCAAATTTATCCCGATCCACATGCCCATCGGCAGTCGAATCCCGATGTATTGCACCGGGGGCGGTCGAGCCTATCTGAGTGGCCTGGGGGATGACGAAATTCGCCGTGTGCTGCAAGACAGCACGCTGGCTGAGCTGACCCGCTACACCCTGACTGATGCCACCGCCATTTTTGAGCGTGTGATCACCAGCCGCAATCAGGGCTATGCCACCAACAAGGAAGAAATGTTCCTGGGCGACATGACCATTGCCGCACCGATATTCAACAGCAACGGCCTGCCGGTTGCGGCCGTGCATGTGGTAGTGCCGAGCAGTCGCTGGAGCATGGAAGAAGCCGAAGATAAATTGGCCTCGACCGTTATCCAGTGTGCCCGCGGGATCAGCAATTCGATCAGAACCTTGTAG
- a CDS encoding ABC transporter substrate-binding protein has translation MHKPFQVLTLVCAMAAGLIGSASAVAEPVYKVGATATGIPFTFLDIKSGKIQGMMVDAAEAVGKAGGFDTEIQQTTFAALIPSLTTNKIDLISAAMLKTPEREKVVQYSDPIFSYGEGLIVQTDDPKEYKTMDDLAGEVVGAQVGTVFLDALNKHGGFKEVRSYDSIPDLMRDLKLGRIKAAFGDRPIIAYQLAQGKNPDVKLSSTYVPVVMGDVCLVMRQGDAEKLAQVNKGIAAIKADGSLQRIIEKWKLN, from the coding sequence ATGCACAAACCTTTTCAAGTACTGACGCTTGTATGCGCAATGGCAGCCGGACTGATTGGATCAGCCAGTGCTGTTGCAGAGCCTGTCTATAAAGTCGGTGCAACGGCGACAGGTATCCCGTTCACCTTCCTCGATATCAAGAGCGGAAAAATCCAGGGCATGATGGTCGACGCCGCTGAAGCCGTCGGCAAAGCAGGGGGGTTTGACACCGAGATCCAGCAAACCACGTTTGCCGCGCTGATCCCTTCGCTGACCACCAACAAAATTGACCTGATCTCCGCTGCCATGCTCAAAACCCCTGAGCGTGAAAAGGTTGTGCAGTATTCCGATCCGATTTTCAGCTATGGCGAAGGCCTGATCGTCCAGACTGACGATCCCAAAGAATACAAGACCATGGATGACCTGGCCGGTGAAGTGGTCGGTGCTCAAGTGGGCACGGTATTCCTCGACGCCCTGAACAAGCACGGCGGCTTCAAGGAAGTGCGCAGCTACGACTCTATTCCTGACCTGATGCGTGACCTGAAACTGGGTCGCATCAAGGCTGCTTTCGGCGATCGCCCGATCATCGCCTACCAGTTGGCCCAGGGTAAAAACCCGGACGTGAAACTGTCGAGCACCTATGTGCCGGTAGTGATGGGTGATGTGTGCCTGGTCATGCGTCAGGGCGACGCCGAGAAACTGGCACAGGTCAACAAGGGCATTGCAGCCATCAAGGCTGACGGCTCGCTGCAGCGCATCATCGAGAAGTGGAAGCTGAACTGA
- a CDS encoding Rieske 2Fe-2S domain-containing protein encodes MTKLAEIHVENALSPRFGRGWHCLGEADEFRDGKLHTLNVFGSRLLAFATSKGEISVLDAHCPHMGADLSQGTIENDRVVCPFHHWQYDASGKCVEIPYCKRIPPKAKTRAWQTCEVNKLLFVWNNPEGKPPAEDVVIPHLPEMDSDEWLHSWHMDKLIINTNPRELVDNLVDAQHFGPVHGTPTKYFHNVFEGHIAQQIFHGDSERLGGDLVAESAYYGPATHLTRMRAVFEGLEIKSILLNCHVPIGPNSFELRFGCMVKKVPGWTEEQNEALAVDYVQRNRDSFYQDVDIWTHKVRVNNPVLAEGDGPVYQLREWYQQFFTDEAGVPASMAERREITTVDNR; translated from the coding sequence ATGACTAAACTCGCTGAAATTCACGTCGAGAACGCTTTGTCGCCGCGCTTTGGCCGTGGTTGGCATTGTCTGGGCGAAGCGGATGAGTTCCGTGATGGCAAGCTGCATACCCTGAATGTGTTTGGCTCGCGACTGCTGGCGTTTGCCACGTCCAAGGGCGAGATCAGCGTGCTGGACGCCCACTGTCCGCATATGGGCGCCGACCTGTCCCAGGGCACGATCGAGAATGACCGCGTGGTTTGCCCCTTCCACCACTGGCAGTACGATGCCAGCGGCAAGTGTGTCGAGATCCCTTACTGCAAACGCATACCGCCAAAGGCCAAAACCCGCGCCTGGCAGACCTGTGAAGTGAACAAGCTGCTGTTCGTGTGGAACAACCCCGAAGGCAAGCCGCCTGCCGAAGACGTGGTGATTCCCCATCTGCCCGAAATGGACAGCGATGAGTGGCTGCACAGCTGGCACATGGACAAGCTGATCATCAACACCAACCCCCGCGAACTGGTCGACAACCTAGTGGATGCCCAGCATTTCGGCCCGGTGCATGGCACACCGACCAAGTATTTCCATAACGTATTTGAAGGGCATATCGCTCAACAGATCTTCCATGGCGACTCTGAGCGCCTGGGGGGTGATCTGGTGGCAGAGTCGGCCTATTACGGCCCTGCGACTCACCTGACCCGCATGCGCGCGGTGTTCGAAGGGCTGGAAATCAAGTCCATCCTTCTTAACTGCCACGTGCCGATCGGACCCAACAGCTTTGAGCTGCGTTTTGGCTGCATGGTCAAAAAAGTACCGGGCTGGACAGAGGAGCAGAACGAAGCGCTGGCGGTGGATTACGTGCAACGTAACCGGGATTCCTTCTATCAGGACGTTGATATCTGGACCCACAAGGTTCGGGTCAACAATCCGGTATTGGCTGAAGGTGATGGCCCTGTGTATCAACTGCGCGAGTGGTATCAGCAGTTCTTTACGGACGAAGCCGGTGTGCCGGCGAGCATGGCCGAGCGCCGTGAAATCACCACCGTTGATAACCGCTGA
- a CDS encoding MFS transporter yields MLLNQRKTLTFMLAASLASTIGGLPFNTLPILLGSLADSFGFAPTQIGLLGSVCFTGYLAGTLVAVGFIDRCNWRALTFGCALGAALALLASSQLPAPAQLPLWALIGFFAALMTCLGLRIMAEMPNKERAFGMRQGIELGLVALVLFVLPSLVISNFHYAGGALVLAAMILLLSLSAFALPRRSDFAVHADLAKDSSLQGRFRFPVPAYWALGFFFVFGAGQIGLWAFLERLGHGLDVAPAQMGVVFAVLKLLGGGAALTLALVGDRLGSRWPHLLVLAVIGTGLLLLAYAQGFVMYALGAWIWEVGFCWGCIYQTAAVARLDPSGRSIMLIPAAFALSSMVGPALAGQLVADGFAGLLWLALATAVVPVVAFAGLLARRLSSPPLALPV; encoded by the coding sequence ATGTTGCTGAACCAACGTAAAACCCTGACTTTTATGTTGGCTGCGAGCCTGGCCTCAACCATTGGCGGCTTGCCCTTCAATACGCTGCCTATTTTGCTGGGCTCACTGGCGGACAGTTTCGGTTTCGCACCGACGCAAATCGGTTTGCTCGGCTCTGTTTGCTTCACTGGCTATCTTGCAGGAACGCTGGTAGCGGTGGGCTTTATTGACCGCTGCAACTGGCGCGCCCTGACCTTTGGTTGTGCGTTGGGTGCGGCACTGGCGTTGCTGGCATCATCACAACTGCCGGCGCCTGCACAGTTGCCGTTGTGGGCCCTGATCGGTTTTTTTGCCGCGCTCATGACGTGTCTCGGGTTGCGAATAATGGCCGAGATGCCCAACAAGGAGCGGGCGTTCGGTATGCGTCAGGGGATTGAGCTGGGGTTGGTGGCGTTGGTGTTGTTTGTGCTGCCATCGCTGGTGATCAGCAATTTTCACTACGCCGGTGGCGCGCTGGTGCTGGCGGCAATGATTCTGTTACTGAGCCTGAGCGCCTTCGCGTTGCCTCGGCGCAGTGACTTCGCGGTGCATGCAGATTTGGCTAAAGACAGCTCCCTTCAAGGGCGTTTTCGCTTCCCGGTGCCCGCCTATTGGGCGCTGGGGTTTTTTTTCGTATTTGGTGCCGGACAGATTGGTCTATGGGCGTTTCTTGAACGTCTCGGGCACGGGCTGGACGTGGCCCCGGCGCAGATGGGCGTGGTTTTTGCGGTGCTTAAACTGCTGGGCGGTGGGGCGGCCCTGACCCTGGCGCTGGTTGGCGATCGCCTCGGTTCGCGCTGGCCGCATCTGCTGGTGCTGGCTGTCATCGGTACGGGCTTGTTGCTGTTGGCCTATGCCCAGGGATTTGTGATGTATGCCCTGGGTGCCTGGATCTGGGAAGTGGGTTTCTGCTGGGGGTGCATCTACCAGACCGCCGCCGTGGCCCGGCTCGATCCGAGCGGTCGCTCGATCATGCTGATTCCTGCCGCGTTTGCCTTGAGCTCAATGGTGGGGCCAGCGCTGGCGGGACAACTGGTGGCAGACGGTTTTGCCGGACTGCTGTGGCTGGCACTGGCCACGGCTGTGGTGCCGGTGGTGGCCTTTGCCGGGCTATTGGCCAGACGCCTGTCATCACCGCCGCTGGCGTTGCCCGTATAA
- a CDS encoding YgdI/YgdR family lipoprotein — MKINAIGLPLLVVALLGLAGCATPSVVTLQNGTQYLTKDLPKTTNKDGLYEFVDIAGKHIKVRAADVSTIKSD; from the coding sequence ATGAAAATCAACGCTATCGGTTTACCCCTGCTTGTGGTTGCCTTGCTGGGACTGGCAGGTTGCGCGACCCCGAGCGTTGTAACCCTGCAAAACGGCACGCAGTACCTGACCAAAGACCTGCCAAAGACCACGAACAAGGACGGTCTCTATGAGTTTGTGGACATTGCAGGCAAACACATCAAAGTCAGGGCAGCGGATGTCTCGACAATCAAGTCTGATTGA